The nucleotide sequence AGCAGGTGCCAGGAGGCTCGCTCTCCGACCTCTTGGAGACCAAATGGGGTCCGCTCAAGGATAACGAGTCCACCATGGCCTTCTACTCCAAGCAGATCCTCGAAGGACTGAAATACCTCCACGAGCAGGACATTGTACATCGCGATATCAAGGGCGACAACGTGCTGGTTAACACATACAGCGGCGTGGTGAAAATCTCAGATTTTGGCACCTCCAAACGGCTGGCCCGCATCAATCCGATGACGGAGACCTTTACGGGCACCTTGCAGTACATGGCGCCGGAGGTCATTGACCAGGGCGTGCGTGGCTACGGTCCGGCGGCAGATATCTGGTCTTTTGGATGCACAAACGTAGAGATGGCCACGGGCAAGCCGCCGTTTATCGAACTGGGCTGTGCCCAGGCGGCCATGTTCAAAGTGGGCTACTACAAGAAGCATCCCAACATACCCGAGGAACTCTCCGCCAACGCCAAGAACTTTATCTTACGTTGCTTTGCCATAAGCGTGTTGGACCGGCCCTCCGCCTCGCAACTGCTCGAAGATCCCTTCTTACAAGAGTGAGTTTCTAAAGTGGTACAAGTAAGTCGAACGCCACTCTTATTGCTCTGTTTATTTCCTCATTCAGTAAACCTCGCAAGATGCGTCCGGCTTTGCCCATCAACACTGAGTTTGGTCGGAGCATTTCGGTGCCTGCCGATCGATTTGTGCACAAAACCACACCACCCTTGAGCTACAATACAACCTGCAATACGCCCACTACGCCGGAACTGGAGTAAGTTAATCACTTGGACCTTCAATATTAAGTTTGACCTTGCCTAATTGCTAGTATAGCTTATCTTATCTTGAGAATGCTTTCGGAAGgcaatattttttgatttgtttataTGTATCTTAGATTTTTTCGTCTACTATTATAAACCACTTGTAATTATCGTTCAGTTTACATATTGATTGGTGTTATCAATTAAGTGCATCTTTAATGATTGGCGAAATGCGCACTTGGACCTTACTACTGAAAGggcaaaaatatatatagtattCAATACTTAATCGCTACTATCTCCTCCTCACTTCAGCATCACTCACACATCCTCGGTGGACATCGACGAGCCGCACAGCAACCAGTTTCTGCTGGAGCGACGAAATTCATCTGGATTTCTTCTCTCACCGGAGATCGAACCCTCCACACCATCCCTACGCACAAGCATCAGTGAGACGAGTGAGACTGACGGCTTCTACCGGCTGAAGAAGGATTCTCAGCGACGGACGACGCTTTCCAAGGTGCTGGCACTTGATGAATCAAAGATCTGCGATATTTGGCTAAAGAAGGTCGACGCCGATCAACACTCGATTGCCATTCGCAAGAGCGATTTGGAGGTGTTGATTCGGGGCCTTCGGGACTACATCATGAACGAAAACGAGAAGCATTTGGAGGCGACTATCAACGAACTGAAACAAAAGCTGAACAACGACGCAGTGGCTTTGGATCATCTGCATTTAGCCCTATACTCCTTTCAGGACGCCGTGGTCTGCGTGCTGCGGTATCACTGCATCAAACCTCACTGGATGTTTGCCTTAGATAATCTCGTCAAGAGGGCCGTCCAGGCGGCAGTTACGATTTTCTCTCCCGAACTGGGCGCCAATCTGGCGGACAAGGATCTGTCTggaaatgatgatgagagTGTGCACCTCAGTCTGATGCAGCAGGGTTCCACCGAAAGCCAGGAAAAGCATCAGCAGATCCTGGAGAAGGTGCAGCCCACGAGCAGCACTGGAGGAGGTGTCGGACTAGCGCCCGCGGAGTCCTCCGGCGATGCCTTGGCCAGTTCGTTGGAGTGCGCCCGCATACTGAGAGACATCCGTGAGAACCAGCAGAAGTTACAGCGTCAGCTGCTCGAGCAGCAGCGCCAGAGCATGAGGGCCCTGCATAACATCAGCCAGGAGCTGGCCCACATCTACATGGGCGGAAGGAAGAGATTAAGGTGGGTCAACCATTTGGGAAGTTTGATTTTTATACTAATTTATATAAACTTCGCAGGCGCACCATCAACGGCTTTAACAAAAAGTGCCATAGAATGAGTCCCAGTGTGGGCGGATTGTCCGGTGTCCGTCCAACCCTAGCGGGCAATCCCCGGAGGCAGCTAAACAAGCATCACTTTGGTCTTCACGAGATAGACGAGCAGTTGGAGCAGTGGCTGACCCAGCAGGAAATAGACGAGTTCTCAAAGACGCTCATTCTGAATGAAGGTTTCACATTTGAGGATTTCATCTACAACATGGAGAAGCTGGACCTCATGAGGCTGGGACTACGGTGCGATGGAAACTATCTCTAAACATAGATCATTACTTAACTTACTAAACTATTTTACAGTGTTGGCATCGAAGTGCGCCTGTGGAAACTCATTATACAGGAGCGAGCCTGCACTTCATCCGATTGCGTGGACAGTCCGCCGAGCACCTACCACAAACCCATTGGTGGCAGTTGCTCTTTGGCGCTGATTGACAACAACAATACGCTACCATCACCCACAACAACGACTCCCGGAACGCCAGGCATCAAAACGAAGATCAAAAAAAGCGAAAGCGAATACGATTCCTGCAGCGAGTGACTGGAGTTGAGAGCTCTATAAGTTGTGCCTTAACAAATACTACTGATACAATTAATTGTTAATGTTGTCCATGTGCTACTAACCGCTGTGAAGCTCAGCTCAGTGAGTTTCCAGCCCCCCTGGGTGAAATTCGAGCAGATCGACTGGTGGTTTTCCGAACTTGGAGTTCGAAAAGAGATCGGTCTGTTTGTGTCGAGATTTTACCATTGCATGTTAATTTATAATACAAATGGAATTTAAGTGCctttaatttaaaagaaaaacaactGAAACTGAAAAATACATTGTGAAGTGCTTTGCAAGAAATTGGATTTCTTAATCAATTGGGAAAGATTACCTTTTAAGTGAAAAACAAGTTTTGTAATAACTTTTCTAGTTcgtttgcatttattttttttgtttagttttttgtTGTCTTTAATTGACATTGCAGAAGATTTAATAACTGAGTTTACATTGCTTTTTGTTATGTAAgaaatttgcataattttttCATTATTGTTCTTTTTGATGTTATTCGAAAGCGTTTCGTTCTGTTGCTGCAGTTGTtcttgctgttgttgttgttgttgtttttgttgctgttgttgttgctgttgtaaGTAGTTAGATGTTGTTGCTGTTCTGGTTGTTGCGCCAAAGAATTTATGCCTTGGACTCGGCCTCGCTGGCGGTGGCCTGGGATTGGGCATCGCTGGACTTGCCATCGTCGACCTTGCCAAAGACGCAGCAAGGACACTTCTCCTTGAGGGCCAGGCGGTATTTGGGATGGCTATAATGAGAGGCAAGAAAATTTGTAAAGGATTAAAGGATAAAAGGATAAATATGCCCACCTGATGCCATATACAATGGGATTGTAGCAGGCGGCCGACTTGGCAAAGCAAGCTCCCCAAATGGTGTTCAGTGGTGTGAGACCCTCGAACTTGAACAGTCCCATGCAGTTGATCACCAGGTATGGAGTCCACGCCATGAACCACAGGCTGATGGTCACCAGGGCCACCTTGGCCAGCTTGCCCTCGGCGCTCTTCTCGGCATCCTCAGAGGAGCGGAGGGACTTGACATTCATCTTCTTGGCCTGCTCGCGCATGGCCTTCTCGTGGGCGGACACAGCCTGGGGGAGCGGTGGAAATGTCGGAATTAGTCGCTGGAACGGATTAGTCACCTCTGCCACTTACAGCAATGATGAACCAGTAAGAGTAGCAGATCAGGAACAGCGGGATATAGTAGACGAAGATGGAGTAGAAGATCAGGTATGAACGTGGATTCCAATCGCGTTCCAAGTAGTCAATACCGCACGATGTCAGGTTACCCTCCGGCACATACCTAATAAACAGGATTGATTTTTAGAAAGGCTTCtaaccaaaatattttttattaagcagccaattttaataatataccGTATAATATTTTGTGATTTTTGAAACaacgttattttaaatatttttgtgcttttaaaacttttaagtactaaccccaaaatattaaatcctttttttaattcacAAAATGAATCATTTAAGAGCTCGggtaacattttcaacttaGTATTGTATATGGATATCAAATAAATTCTATCAAATAAATTCTAAGCCCATTGATCTTTTCATAACTCTTAAGTTTACGAAAATCCAATTATGTAACTTAacaaatttcaataaatatattcatGGAACACCTTCCCGTGCGAGGACTCACCTGCTCCAGCCGAAGGCGGGTGCCAGGCACCAAATGCTCGACATGAACCAGATGTAGGCGATCTTGCCCAGGGCCAACGGAATGGTCATCGGCCGGCCGGCCATGCCCTTGACGATCACTTGGTAGCGATCCAGCGAGATCATGCACATGGACCAGATGGAGCTGCAGCCGAAGGCCGAGCCCAATCCGGCGTATATGTCGCACATCATCGGGCCGAGCACCCAGGTCTCGAAGTACAGATTGATACCCATCATGGGGGTGTTGGTGATCATGATGCCGAAGTCGGAGATGGCCAGGTTGATGACCAGCAGGTTTGCGGGCGTGCGCAACGACTTGGTGGTGGCGAATATGTAGATCACCACGCCATTTCCGCACCAGGAAATCATGCCGATCAGGATCATGTAGGCGGTCAGGATCTTGGCCCAGATGGGGTCCATCGCGGGGAACTGGTTCCAGTACGGACTGATCAGGTGGGCCATGTCGGGCGTTACTTTGTCCACCACCGATCCATTGGACAGGGGGGCAAAGTGTGGCCCCAGTGTGTTTACAAAGCTGCAACGTAGAAccgaaatttaaattttatagtTCTGAATATAATGGTTGTTATAGAAACCACTGGAGTTACGAAACAAAATTATGAAGGtgtcaaaaagtatgcaataaaaaaagaaacgtCTTTCTATAACCGATTGTTGTTGCATTCTTTTATTAACCCAAGTGGATTCCATAGTTTTTTTTCGTATAATCTCAGTGATCTATGGATCTTTGGATCTCCTTGTGATCGTACCTCTCCATTGTGTATTGGTTACTGGCTGCGTTACTATATCCCGCCTATATCACACTTTCTACATAAAAAGCAGCAAATTCACTAATAATATTTCTAACACTTTTTACATAAAGGATTCCTGGTTTCTGAATATTTCACTGGGCGGACTATTCGCGGCGATTTGTCGTTGGAAACCTGCATTGCTTGCATTTCGGGCCCtggcttttatagtttttccATAGAACCTATGCCTTTCAAATTCAATTAGCCCAAACTAAAAATATGGGTATAATGTCAAGAGGAAGGTGTCGACAGCTTATAATCATAATAGCCATAACAAAAGCAAATGCACATCGCAATGGGCCAATGTCAATAGTTAAGGGGAATTTCAAAGGTTTCTGCGAAGGGTTCTGGCCGAGCTTTTGCTTTGGACCCAAAGGGGTGTGGAAAGTCAACAATTTAATGTGCCAATAATGTGAAAATAAGAAAACTAGTGTAAGAAAGCAAAGCAGCAGAAGAATGGCCAAGGTCGTTCACAATTAGCGACACCAGTGCGTATGCGCAATCAAGTATACGCAGCGTGTGCGTACGCATTTTTGGGATTTATGGAGGAACCCCGACTGTCAGGAACCATTAAATAATCTCTTCAAATGACCAAAAATGAATTACCCCTCCCAAGAGCTAAGCTGCTTATGGATTTCGCTATGGCAATTGATCTATTCGCACCTTCATTGAATTTTCCGCACATGTGTGTTGTTTTTATGTGGGCAGTTTGGATTGTATTTTGTCAATCCAACTTTGGCATAAAAGCCTTTTGTTCGCCTTTGTTCGATCGCTCAACACGTTCGCCTGAATTGGGTCAAGTTTTAGGCTAATCCAGCTGGCTGGGATGTCACGCTTAATGCCCCACCCTAATATGGAACTAAACCGAAGTAACTGTCACTCGGTGTGACAGTCGACACATGTTGGTTTTGGCAGATCTTTCGGTTTAAATCAATTACACACCGCAAAAcaatacaaaaacaaaaaaagctggtaataaatatttacaatgAAGTTAGCAAGCGAAAAAAACTAACAAAAATACCATAGCGCAAAACCGGAAGCTGTGCTCAGATCGGCATTATCGTTAAGATCATTATCGGCGTCATCGTTAGCCGCACTTGCGGTTCCCATATTTacgtacatacatatttaCCCATGAATGTATCTGCATATATAAAATAGTATACGAAATGCCGCAGTATAAACTAAAACATGATTCGCATTTCAATTTATTCAGCGTTTTCGGGTTTctttaaacaaacaaaagtcACCCGCCCACCTGCTAAATGGCCTAAACATAAAAAGCCAAGAAACACAAAATGGGTACAGCAACAATAAAGACATGAAGACAGCAGACAGCTAACTGCAACAAACATTGCGATGCGAAGAGGAAGAAGGCAGCCGAGGGCCAAGAAGAAGACAATCATTTAGCATTAGCAAATAAGCGAGATAAATGCTTCGATCCGTAGacgtttttgttgttgttttcctGCTCAATGAGGCAGACAAATTTGAAACTGGAGAAGAACGCCACGGTTGAGATGGAACTTTGAATACTCTTTAAGTTATCTATCATAATcagtaataaaaaaatttaatagatATAAATTATCTTTGTTAATGATCAGGAATCATAGGTCTAAAGGTCATTTCGCCTGAAAGTATGCTGCAAATTTGTTGTAATACAAGAACCGTTGACGATGTATGTCTAAAAAAAGTTGAAATACAAACAGTAATCTTTACATTACTAGAATAAACACTACATTAAAGAAAAATGTCGGTATCAATATGATATACACTGGTAAATTTATTGAAAGTTGTATTTTTCGATTTCGCTGTCTTAAAATATTCTGAAAAGGATAAATAGTGAAGAAAGCAAGACGATGATTTTAagattttaatttcaaaaacggtgctttcgaaataaaatttgatttaTGTTTAAGTTTACGTTTATCAAAAAGGTAATCATTCCTTATCAATTGTGTTATCAgtataacttttttaaaacatttaaaaactaTGAATACTATGGGCATTTACCAAACTCCAatgggaaaaataaaattcctGTGCATATTATATAACAAATTTGTATGCATTTATCATGGGCATAGTATTAACATGACTATCCAAACCTcccaaatatatttttttagagcCCCTAAGAACTATCGAATTTATGAGCACAATTTGAAATTCCTATGGAAATCTTTATCCTTAAATTTGAAAGTTTTAGGCAGCCTATAACATTTCTTATTGGCATAGTATCAACGTGACATTCGAACCTTTCAAGCGAACCGTGCACCAAAATGTCCTATaagtatatattcttaaaatcccTTTAAAACAATCAATGctatgataaaaaaaaatgtaattctCTTGCAAATATATATCCACAAATTTGAAAGTTTAATGAAGTTAATATCATTTAAATTGTGTTATCagcatatatttttttaaactctCAAAACCAATCAAAAAATTtgataaaaaagaaaatgtcaTATTctaatacaaatatatatccTAAAACTCAAAAGTTCTAAACAGTTAATAACATTTATCATTGGCGTAGTATCAACGTGACTTTCGAACCGCCCAAGCGAACCGTGACACCCTGCCTCCAGGGCACAGTGTATAATTAACAAACACCTATGATttgatttttgtattttttatgttCGACAATGGATTGGCGCTCGCCAGTGTGAGtgagtgtgtgcgtgtgtgcgtGTGAGTGGGTAAACGACGGCAAGTGTtctgccgacgtcgctgcCGCTGCGCCGTCGTGTGGGGGTAGGATGAGAGTGAGAGCGCAAAGAGAGCGGTGGAGCAGCTGCTCAAAGAACGCCAAAGTAATGATCTTTTCGGGCGCCACTCTCCCTCTCTCGCTGTGTTTGAGCTGTTCCGCTAGctagtttatggctatttagAGCTACTTTAAAAGGGACAATTAAATctacaaatatatttaaaggaAAATGTACAGAATTGGTAATTAAGTAGTACAAATTCTTGTacaatatttaataatttatttgcattttttattataaacgaattatttatgttttataaAATGCCTACTTTAAGGGGCaattgtatttattaaaaaaaaattatttcatttgaaataacattttgtgaaacaaattaaaaaaacaattttttatcaagtaactataaaaaaatgcaacgcaatcttaaaaaaaaaaataaaaagttaaaaaaataaataataaataaataaataaggtAAGGTCCTTTAGGACTAGAAGGGACCTCCTTTCCTCTAAATCCTTCGTTAAAAAAGGTTACCTACAGttaagaaaaaattaaatgtataaGAACGTTAAAGGCATAGCCTTCGTTACGAAAGGCTACCTACAAATTAGTTTTAATAGCTGTGATTTGATTTGTCATCGTCTCTTTTTCGTCGATGGGATCACCTCTGATACGATCGCAGGTCGCTGGTGTGTGGGAGCGCTCGTTCTTGGGGGCTGCGAGTGTCATTAGCGTAGTTGCAGCGGCAATAGAactcgcagcagcagcagcaacagctgAGATCACCGCGCACTCTCGATCTCGCTCATCCGCTCCGTTGGCTCTGCTGCTCTACCGCTCTCCTCGCAGAACGGAGGCTGATGTTATTTTCAGCGGCCGAAGATTTACAGTAACAACACGGACCTTAGCAGCATCGCGTGCACCGCTATTCGCTCGAATATACCCATGTACACTCGACCGTCTCCCGATTTCGGACTTGTGATCTGTGAATTCTGCTCTGTTTGCTGTTAATTTTAGACTCGCCAAGCGGAAGCTTGCCAGAGTTTTCCAAAATATCCCGCGGCCGCGTGTGTTTTCCTATTTTCCTATCGCTAATAATTTGCAAATTGCGttcggaaaaaaaaattaagggGTGAAAATGTCGTGCCGCGAAAATGTTGATTAACCTCTGCTCGTTTGCGGTTCGGCTtggttaattaatttatgacGGAATCTCTCGGTGTCGCCGTTGTCGTCAGCACGCGCGCCTCCGGGCCTAAATGCAATTAAATCATTAATAAAGGCAGACAAATATCAAACTATATGTACGTCATACATTGTACACCCCACCGAaaacacccacacacacaccagcAGGGCAGGGACATAAAACATATGTAAAGTGCATTGGGCGAGTGTGCGTGCACGTGTGTCTGTGCGCCGCAACTACTTCGAAATTTATTTTCGAATAAATAGTACAAAGTTGAAGAAGCAGCAGCCGCAGTCGCAAACGCAAACGCAGCTCCCGGTTTCATCTCATCCCCATCTCCATCCCCCATCCCCCATCCCCCATACCCATAAGATCCCATCGCAACCCCACGTAAAAACGGCGAAATAGTACAACCGACAGCTGCGGTCAAGATAATAGCAGCGCCTTTCGTCATCAATATAACTATACCAAATGCTGTTTTGCAAACGTCAGTTTCCCCCGTTGGTCACTGAAATTCGATGAAAAAAAGGGcttatcaaaatatttataaaaatacataaacaGCTCATTACTCGTGTAAACAAATAAGAACAAAAGCTTTTATGTCAGCTTTtcattgtttttatttgttttgatacTTTGAAAACCCGTAGTAATcaattttaaatacaaataacatttattttaattgtaaTAAAAGGATAAATAAGTCATTTTAAATGAGATAAAAAAGCCTAGTAACACaatttatgttttaaatttttttaaataaattttaaatgcaaataacatttattttaattgaaataaaacGATACAAAAGACATTTTAAATGAGATAAAAAAGCCTGGTAAAAGAAtttatgttttaatttttttttaagatttgtaaaaaatgttaagaaaaaaaagaccaatttaaaaaattttaaaaactagcTTTTCAAGGTA is from Drosophila suzukii chromosome 3, CBGP_Dsuzu_IsoJpt1.0, whole genome shotgun sequence and encodes:
- the Ask1 gene encoding mitogen-activated protein kinase kinase kinase 15 produces the protein MDVVCVIDTAVGDHLEDRLCALEEIKQAVQSAGANFQRVQFERLDFGETNVLETFYNADVAVIDLSILTQQRPLSYHYGVRESFGMKENILIYNDVESKQTLSLKLSCANYLFLSYKLNAESNSCHLTNQPNSNKEPATESRVPTLQWRLKRKLQDVEIQSKAHMREKFLSDMRTARDTYATNTAKLQSILHEMRKRLDDPHVLSGEVVHSFMCSLRDVQDYDAMVRLVNDLKNIPNTRKYVETGNMSFLYAFALNRRNRKGDREKALESSLKALEKKENHFPDMLCLCGRIYKDIFVESDYTDATSLAHAIKWYRQSFEVQPNEYAGINLATLLVIEGKEFTNTEELQHIGMTLNNLIGKKGSLSSLSEYWDVATFFEISVLAKDYAKAIQAAECMFKLKPPNWYLKSTIGNISLIHRFRKKPEERMPSIEEQVFQFWMDFFLEATNTEEVKNSIRFPILILEPQKIYMPSYVTINMDADEKSIQIVNNCLAHAKNACKKLHDFLFVASKIKSVSLYKRDDRCAYLYVHHNSDDFQIYFPSTERRQKFYDLILEMTADQVVFVNLSNDDAQIEYEYDYDEQNRKMVLGKGTYGTVYAARDKQTQVRIAIKEVPEKNSQDVQPLHEEIKLHSQLRHRNIVRYLGSRSEDGFFKIFMEQVPGGSLSDLLETKWGPLKDNESTMAFYSKQILEGLKYLHEQDIVHRDIKGDNVLVNTYSGVVKISDFGTSKRLARINPMTETFTGTLQYMAPEVIDQGVRGYGPAADIWSFGCTNVEMATGKPPFIELGCAQAAMFKVGYYKKHPNIPEELSANAKNFILRCFAISVLDRPSASQLLEDPFLQDKPRKMRPALPINTEFGRSISVPADRFVHKTTPPLSYNTTCNTPTTPELDITHTSSVDIDEPHSNQFLLERRNSSGFLLSPEIEPSTPSLRTSISETSETDGFYRLKKDSQRRTTLSKVLALDESKICDIWLKKVDADQHSIAIRKSDLEVLIRGLRDYIMNENEKHLEATINELKQKLNNDAVALDHLHLALYSFQDAVVCVLRYHCIKPHWMFALDNLVKRAVQAAVTIFSPELGANLADKDLSGNDDESVHLSLMQQGSTESQEKHQQILEKVQPTSSTGGGVGLAPAESSGDALASSLECARILRDIRENQQKLQRQLLEQQRQSMRALHNISQELAHIYMGGRKRLRRTINGFNKKCHRMSPSVGGLSGVRPTLAGNPRRQLNKHHFGLHEIDEQLEQWLTQQEIDEFSKTLILNEGFTFEDFIYNMEKLDLMRLGLRVGIEVRLWKLIIQERACTSSDCVDSPPSTYHKPIGGSCSLALIDNNNTLPSPTTTTPGTPGIKTKIKKSESEYDSCSE
- the ninaE gene encoding opsin Rh1; this encodes MESFVNTLGPHFAPLSNGSVVDKVTPDMAHLISPYWNQFPAMDPIWAKILTAYMILIGMISWCGNGVVIYIFATTKSLRTPANLLVINLAISDFGIMITNTPMMGINLYFETWVLGPMMCDIYAGLGSAFGCSSIWSMCMISLDRYQVIVKGMAGRPMTIPLALGKIAYIWFMSSIWCLAPAFGWSRYVPEGNLTSCGIDYLERDWNPRSYLIFYSIFVYYIPLFLICYSYWFIIAAVSAHEKAMREQAKKMNVKSLRSSEDAEKSAEGKLAKVALVTISLWFMAWTPYLVINCMGLFKFEGLTPLNTIWGACFAKSAACYNPIVYGISHPKYRLALKEKCPCCVFGKVDDGKSSDAQSQATASEAESKA